Genomic window (Achromobacter sp. B7):
GCGTTGTATGGTGAAAAAACCGGCGAAAAAACCGGTGAAAAGCCAGGTGAAAAACCGCAACTGCGCCAGCAGCGAGATTTGTTGGACCAGGATGATGAAGTAAAAGTTCTGGTGCTTAGCGACGCGGATCGCGCCGCGCTGAATGCTCAAGCAAGCCGAGGTCTCCTGTTGGCATTGGCGGCGCAGGGCGCCATGGGGCTCGCAGCGGCAGTAATTGCGGGAGTTGTCGGAGGGGCGGCGGCGGGTTGGTCGGCGCTGGCGGGGGCGGGAGCGTATTTCATACCCAATGCATTGTTTGCATTGCGCCTGGTTGTCAGCGTTC
Coding sequences:
- a CDS encoding ATP synthase subunit I; the encoded protein is MLDQDDEVKVLVLSDADRAALNAQASRGLLLALAAQGAMGLAAAVIAGVVGGAAAGWSALAGAGAYFIPNALFALRLVVSVRAGRANPFTFLSGELIKLFATALLLWMLSRVAQDSLVWPAALLGLILTLKGYLLLLMFRKLS